A stretch of the Rosa rugosa chromosome 5, drRosRugo1.1, whole genome shotgun sequence genome encodes the following:
- the LOC133713177 gene encoding uncharacterized protein LOC133713177, giving the protein MSLSIKWHEQLHGFTSFPSPATPIFNTRKKVEVIRVLAKAANLDSESNAKKANLCAAKKERIKLPSFDGSLGRKNFHIREFLSHPSGTEAMLNTRALENFEPLSTDTYRCTLPKLKLLNFEAAPVVDLRVNPTNEDCMVEMLSCKFEGSESVERQNSRFSALMTNHMSWGTDDSESFLEVDVKLNLTLEIYTRPFTMMPVSAVEHPGNLMMQALLDRLVPLLLQQLLQDYDKWVHKQSEDDLP; this is encoded by the exons ATGTCACTAAGTATCAAGTGGCATGAACAACTACATGGCTTTACTTCATTCCCATCCCCTGCTACTCCAATCTTCAATACcag GAAGAAGGTTGAAGTGATAAGGGTATTAGCTAAAGCAGCTAACTTGGATTCTGAATCAAATGCAAAGAAAGCAAATTTGTGTGCTGCAAAGAAGGAAAGAATTAAGCTGCCAAGTTTTGATGGTAGCTTAGGGCGCAAGAATTTTCACATTAGAGAGTTTTTAAGCCACCCATCAGGAACTGAAGCCATGCTCAATACTAGAGCACTGGAAAATTTTGAACCCCTTAGCACTGATACTTACAG ATGCACTTTGCCAAAGCTTaaacttttgaattttgaagcAGCCCCTGTGGTGGATTTAAGAGTGAACccaaccaatgaggattgtaTGGTTGAGATGCTCTCTTGCAAG TTTGAGGGTTCAGAATCTGTGGAACGCCAAAACAGCCGTTTTTCAG CATTGATGACAAATCACATGTCGTGGGGGACAGACGACTCTGAATCATTTTTGGAAGTTGATGTGAAGTTAAATCTCACCCTCGAG ATCTATACGCGCCCTTTTACCATGATGCCGGTATCAGCTGTTGAGCATCCGGGAAACTT AATGATGCAAGCATTACTGGATAGGCTGGTCCCACTGCTTCTGCAGCAACTCCTACAAGATTATGACAAATGGGTTCATAAGCAATCAGAAGATGATCTTCCATGA
- the LOC133713178 gene encoding uncharacterized protein LOC133713178: MYNGIGLLTPRGSGTNGNIQTNKFFIRSKTGKVAENSRGFEGDQGMAGVTKKANRDILEHDRKRQIELKLVVLEENLSDQGLTEAEIGEKVAEARRTLEAAAASEEIGGTTAIVLGDKKLHGLKAF; this comes from the exons ATGTACAATGGAATAGGGTTACTGACTCCGAGAGGGTCTGGAACCAATGGCAATATCCAGACGAACAAGTTCTTCATCAGGTCCAAGACTGGCAAGGTCGCTGAAAACTCCAGAGGGTTTGAGGGAGACCAGGGCATGGCTGGCGTCACAAAGAAGGCCAACAGAGACATCCTTGAGCATGATCGCAAGCGCCAGATTGAGCTCAAGCTTGTGGTGCTGGAGGAGAATCTGAGCGATCAGGGATTGACGGAGGCTGAGATTGGTGAGAAGGTCGCCGAGGCTCGGAGGACTCTGGAAGCTGCTGCCGCTTCTGAGGAGATTGGTGGAACCACTGCTATTGTTCTTGGAGATAAGAA GTTACATGGCCTCAAAGCTTTCTAA